Proteins from a genomic interval of Diprion similis isolate iyDipSimi1 chromosome 10, iyDipSimi1.1, whole genome shotgun sequence:
- the LOC124411035 gene encoding protein spire isoform X1, translating into MALDVTAIAEYNDNDNGKSKEAFVETATGDNSETSSASVGAVSSCRATRNTAADKVYSAKRGVRWCTVRSAGASFSDDNNNEQNNNDENENDNDDNNNVDDNARRGVNDGDRSTFDARGEFESEFDKGEQLSFKALGRSHSASGDKNNYNNNNRGADRVHVNECGGCAGEEINGSIESGSSSIGSLGRTATTGELGMIAESPVSNSGDNGGKNANWRKSERLAEIEMTAAAGGDEEESTLARIVSWNERDHRATRSCENTPVTAGCCPTIVRSCKKLHQPPRPRCRLNADNCLSLRDILLSFNGPISEEQAWALCYQCARCFKNAIFSHPHPSPRNDDRLYHVTELSHVLLHRDGDVHQSTIRKPPNNADPDSREPFTSEHKLVFSLGMIVFAALDFGLDEEEERRVAPDLEALITLMTQPEDESEAEDRLQETDDEGIERDSGESEDDPIHQTPDAHGAHPAGYIRRACTPRTPAPCSVNTVIQLCTRHLQGTSEQADTHYKAVVRALVAEALELSHFLEKVAADKQGNNSTSTTTGDTTERNLDTLDFNDWTNVRIWRALQARFWVQVIGELRRGVKLKKVEGSIGPGGEGGTGSGHPGGKRTRVTGRGIEFELTPYEILMDDIRARRYRLRTTPSPSPAHLRKDAHAVILDFIRSRPPLKKASERKLPPLKRQSTPHELLMESIKRPPKPLRPSCSPKKLGKDDAAERKTPTRDSLLSGAGTRDEAETTNAGLVTTPKSSRRASNDLSRPPHHPPRRLIIPDDVKLDGEDDDDDDCWGDGNEIEDDNDEADVEREIERAGESANPWRRTGGLRLTRNEYHRFCDTQLESYDLATQCPTRRVSTRRHTVTSVIGTGLGTLSLPHSRPQSRQYESRNLRDTTLPRAPRSKDRDRFIEPELPSSVSSSQDELGQEVSMLKSSSKGGGNSSLGNMFLDERLSLTLEEIVHIRSVLTKAELESLPVEGRVKEDVEKRRVCFLCLKTRFGILGPWGQRCRLCERTVCGKCYIKMRIPTEHFAHVPVVLLSPSLMLSPASEVDGKEYSSPSHGAVRNLWPRPAGGVGSAPASPATKRRDPTLRNTPTPTPTPSSVNVSHHEDDGTACNSLPPGNSSPAASSQKMDKSRRFYCSSANSSPARTSTSTARYGAGDLRVAEQLRGVAMVVCQDCRILVLQIIQSSRTTRATIRNNVISRLTLNLSPIYV; encoded by the exons ATGGCACTTGATGTAACGGCCATAGCGGAGtacaacgacaacgacaacgGAAAAAGCAAAGAGGCGTTTGTTGAGACGGCGACTGGAGATAATAGCGAAACTTCGTCAGCGTCCGTCGGTGCCGTCAGCAGTTGTCGGGCTACGCGGAATACCGCCGCTGATAAGGTTTACAGTGCTAAACGAGGAGTACGGTGGTGTACGGTGCGAAGTGCTGGTGCTAGTTTCAGTGACGATAACAACAACGAGCAGAACAATAATGATGAGAACGAGAATGACAATGATGATAACAACAACGTTGACGATAACGCGAGGAGGGGAGTGAACGACGGTGATCGTTCAACGTTCGACGCTCGCGGTGAGTTTGAATCGGAGTTCGATAAAGGCGAACAATTATCGTTCAAAGCGTTGGGCCGTAGCCATTCGGCCTCCGGAGATAAGAACAattacaacaacaataatcgcGGAGCGGATCGGGTTCACGTGAATGAGTGCGGTGGTTGCGCGGGGGAGGAAATCAATGGTAGCATCGagagcggcagcagcagcatcggcTCGTTGGGCCGGACCGCAACAACCGGCGAATTAGGCATGATCGCCGAGTCCCCCGTTTCTAACTCGGGCGATAACGGCGGCAAGAATGCAAACTGGAGAAAGAGCGAACGACTCGCGGAAATCGAGATGACCGCCGCAGCGGGCGGCGACGAGGAGGAGTCGACCCTCGCCCGCATCGTCTCCTGGAACGAGCGCGACCACCGAGCAACCAGGTCCTGCGAAAACACCCCGGTCACAGCCGGCTGCTGTCCGACGATCGTCCGCAGCTGTAAAAAGCTGCACCAGCCACCTAGGCCTCGGTGTAGGCTCAACGCCGACAATTGTCTCAGCCTCCGCGACATCCTCCTATCCTTTAACGGCCCGATCAGCGAGGAGCAGGCTTGGGCTCTCTGCTATCAGTGCGCCAGGTGCTTCAAGAACGCGATTTTTTCCCACCCTCATCCCTCGCCGAGGAACGACGACCGGCTCTACCACGTCACCGAACTCTCCCACGTCCTCCTCCACAGGGACGGCGACGTGCATCAATCTACCATACGCAAACCACCGAACAATGCCGATCCAG ATTCGAGGGAACCGTTCACATCGGAACACAAG ctggTGTTCTCGCTGGGTATGATAGTTTTCGCCGCTCTAGACTTTGGTctggacgaggaggaggaaagaCGCGTAGCTCCAGATCTTGAAGCCCTAATAACGCTGATGACACAACCCG AGGATGAATCCGAGGCGGAGGACCGGCTCCAGGAAACCGACGACGAGGGTATCGAACGGGATTCAGGGGAGAGCGAGGACGACCCGATTCATCAGACTCCCGATGCTCACGGAGCTCATCCTGCTGGCTACATCCGGAGGGCTTGTACACCACGCACCCCTGCACCATGCTCCGTCAACACCGTGATACAG CTATGCACGAGGCATTTGCAGGGGACGTCGGAACAGGCGGATACTCATTACAAGGCCGTCGTCCGGGCTCTCGTCGCCGAGGCTCTGGAGTTGTCTCATTTTCTGGAAAAAGTCGCCGCCGACAAACAGGGGAATAATTCTACGTCGACCACAACCGGCGACACCACGGAGCGGAATCTCGACACCCTCGACTTCAACGACTGG ACTAACGTCAGGATATGGCGGGCGCTGCaa GCCAGATTCTGGGTCCAAGTGATTGGAGAACTGAGGCGCGGTGTCAAGTTAAAGAAAGTCGAAGGGTCGATCGGCCCAGGAGGCGAGGGAGGAACCGGAAGTGGACATCCCGGTGGAAAGCGTACTCGCGTCACCGGTCGAGGTATCGAGTTCGAATTGACACCTTACGAGATTTTGATGGACGATATCAGGGCGCGCCGGTATCGACTGCGGACGACACCATCACCGTCGCCGGCTCACCTCAGGAAAGACGCCCACGCCGTCATTCTCGATTTCATTAGGAGCAGACCACCCCTTAAAAAG gcGTCCGAGCGGAAGCTGCCGCCGTTGAAGCGACAATCGACGCCGCATGAACTGCTGATGGAGAGTATAAAACGACCCCCTAAACCACTTCGGCCATCCTGCAGCCCGAAAAAGCTGGGGAAAGACGACGCGGCGGAACGAAAGACGCCAACGCGGGATTCCTTACTTTCAG GTGCTGGAACCCGTGACGAAGCCGAGACCACGAACGCTGGACTCGTTACAACACCGAAAAGTTCGAGGCGTGCATCGAACGATCTATCTCGCCCGCCTCACCATCCACCGCGCCGTTTGATCATACCCGACGACGTCAAG CTCGACGGTGaggatgacgacgacgacgactgcTGGGGCGATGGAAATGAGATCGAGGACGACAACGATGAAGCCGACGTTGAAAGGGAGATAGAGAGGGCCGGTGAGTCGGCGAATCCATGGCGACGGACAGGTGGGCTCAGACTTACAAGAAACGAGTATCATCGTTTCTGCGACACGCAACTAgagt CTTATGACCTAGCGACCCAGTGCCCGACAAGGAGGGTCTCCACTCGCCGGCACACGGTCACCAGCGTGATTGGCACCGGACTAGGAACGCTGTCGCTTCCCCACTCGAGGCCACAGAGTCGACAGTACGAGTCTCGGAATCTCAGGGATACGACTCTTCCCCGTGCGCCAAGATCGAAAGACCGAGATCGCTTCATCGAGCCGGAGTTGCCCTCCAGTGTAAGCAGCTCGCAGGACGAACTGGGACAAGAGGTATCGATGCtg AAATCGTCAAGCAAAGGGGGAGGAAACTCGTCACTCGGCAATATGTTCCTCGACGAACGTCTCTCGCTTACTCTCGAGGAGATTGTTCATATACGCAGCGTTCTGACCAAGGCGGAACTCGAATCGCTTCCGGTTGAGGGGCGGGTCAAAGAGGACGTGGAGAAGAGGCGCGTTTGTTTCTTATGCTTGAAAACGAGGTTCGGCATCCTCGGTCCGTGGGGCCAGCGCTGTCGGCTGTGCGAAAGGACCGTTTGCGGAAAATGTTACATCAAG ATGCGGATACCAACGGAACATTTCGCCCACGTGCCGGTAGTCCTTCTGTCACCGAGTCTGATGTTGTCACCGGCCTCCGAAGTCGATGGAAAGGAATACTCATCGCCGAGCCATGGCGCTGTTCGAAATCTCTGGCCCAGGCCGGCGGGTGGCGTTGGGTCCGCACCAGCATCTCCGGCCACGAAACGCCGTGACCCGACCTTGAGAAACACTCCGACACCGACCCCAACTCCATCCTCTGTGAACGTCTCGCATCACGAGGATGACGGGACGGCCTGCAACAGCCTGCCGCCGGGCAACAGCAGCCCTGCCGCATCTTCCCAAAAAATGGACAAAAG TCGAAGATTTTACTGTAGCAGCGCGAACAGCAGCCCGGCTCGGACCTCCACATCGACGGCGCGTTATGGAGCTGGTGATTTACGGGTCGCCGAGCAGCTACGAGGTGTAGCGATGGTCGTTTGTCAAGACTGTCGGATCCTGGTTCTTCAAATAATACAAAGCTCCCGTACCACGCGAGCGACGATACGTAACAACGTGATCTCACGGCTGACATTGAATTTGTCTCCCATTTACGTTTAG
- the LOC124411035 gene encoding protein spire isoform X2: MALDVTAIAEYNDNDNGKSKEAFVETATGDNSETSSASVGAVSSCRATRNTAADKVYSAKRGVRWCTVRSAGASFSDDNNNEQNNNDENENDNDDNNNVDDNARRGVNDGDRSTFDARGEFESEFDKGEQLSFKALGRSHSASGDKNNYNNNNRGADRVHVNECGGCAGEEINGSIESGSSSIGSLGRTATTGELGMIAESPVSNSGDNGGKNANWRKSERLAEIEMTAAAGGDEEESTLARIVSWNERDHRATRSCENTPVTAGCCPTIVRSCKKLHQPPRPRCRLNADNCLSLRDILLSFNGPISEEQAWALCYQCARCFKNAIFSHPHPSPRNDDRLYHVTELSHVLLHRDGDVHQSTIRKPPNNADPDSREPFTSEHKLVFSLGMIVFAALDFGLDEEEERRVAPDLEALITLMTQPEDESEAEDRLQETDDEGIERDSGESEDDPIHQTPDAHGAHPAGYIRRACTPRTPAPCSVNTVIQLCTRHLQGTSEQADTHYKAVVRALVAEALELSHFLEKVAADKQGNNSTSTTTGDTTERNLDTLDFNDWTNVRIWRALQARFWVQVIGELRRGVKLKKVEGSIGPGGEGGTGSGHPGGKRTRVTGRGIEFELTPYEILMDDIRARRYRLRTTPSPSPAHLRKDAHAVILDFIRSRPPLKKASERKLPPLKRQSTPHELLMESIKRPPKPLRPSCSPKKLGKDDAAERKTPTRDSLLSGAGTRDEAETTNAGLVTTPKSSRRASNDLSRPPHHPPRRLIIPDDVKLDGEDDDDDDCWGDGNEIEDDNDEADVEREIERAGESANPWRRTGGLRLTRNEYHRFCDTQLESYDLATQCPTRRVSTRRHTVTSVIGTGLGTLSLPHSRPQSRQYESRNLRDTTLPRAPRSKDRDRFIEPELPSSVSSSQDELGQEKSSSKGGGNSSLGNMFLDERLSLTLEEIVHIRSVLTKAELESLPVEGRVKEDVEKRRVCFLCLKTRFGILGPWGQRCRLCERTVCGKCYIKMRIPTEHFAHVPVVLLSPSLMLSPASEVDGKEYSSPSHGAVRNLWPRPAGGVGSAPASPATKRRDPTLRNTPTPTPTPSSVNVSHHEDDGTACNSLPPGNSSPAASSQKMDKSRRFYCSSANSSPARTSTSTARYGAGDLRVAEQLRGVAMVVCQDCRILVLQIIQSSRTTRATIRNNVISRLTLNLSPIYV, encoded by the exons ATGGCACTTGATGTAACGGCCATAGCGGAGtacaacgacaacgacaacgGAAAAAGCAAAGAGGCGTTTGTTGAGACGGCGACTGGAGATAATAGCGAAACTTCGTCAGCGTCCGTCGGTGCCGTCAGCAGTTGTCGGGCTACGCGGAATACCGCCGCTGATAAGGTTTACAGTGCTAAACGAGGAGTACGGTGGTGTACGGTGCGAAGTGCTGGTGCTAGTTTCAGTGACGATAACAACAACGAGCAGAACAATAATGATGAGAACGAGAATGACAATGATGATAACAACAACGTTGACGATAACGCGAGGAGGGGAGTGAACGACGGTGATCGTTCAACGTTCGACGCTCGCGGTGAGTTTGAATCGGAGTTCGATAAAGGCGAACAATTATCGTTCAAAGCGTTGGGCCGTAGCCATTCGGCCTCCGGAGATAAGAACAattacaacaacaataatcgcGGAGCGGATCGGGTTCACGTGAATGAGTGCGGTGGTTGCGCGGGGGAGGAAATCAATGGTAGCATCGagagcggcagcagcagcatcggcTCGTTGGGCCGGACCGCAACAACCGGCGAATTAGGCATGATCGCCGAGTCCCCCGTTTCTAACTCGGGCGATAACGGCGGCAAGAATGCAAACTGGAGAAAGAGCGAACGACTCGCGGAAATCGAGATGACCGCCGCAGCGGGCGGCGACGAGGAGGAGTCGACCCTCGCCCGCATCGTCTCCTGGAACGAGCGCGACCACCGAGCAACCAGGTCCTGCGAAAACACCCCGGTCACAGCCGGCTGCTGTCCGACGATCGTCCGCAGCTGTAAAAAGCTGCACCAGCCACCTAGGCCTCGGTGTAGGCTCAACGCCGACAATTGTCTCAGCCTCCGCGACATCCTCCTATCCTTTAACGGCCCGATCAGCGAGGAGCAGGCTTGGGCTCTCTGCTATCAGTGCGCCAGGTGCTTCAAGAACGCGATTTTTTCCCACCCTCATCCCTCGCCGAGGAACGACGACCGGCTCTACCACGTCACCGAACTCTCCCACGTCCTCCTCCACAGGGACGGCGACGTGCATCAATCTACCATACGCAAACCACCGAACAATGCCGATCCAG ATTCGAGGGAACCGTTCACATCGGAACACAAG ctggTGTTCTCGCTGGGTATGATAGTTTTCGCCGCTCTAGACTTTGGTctggacgaggaggaggaaagaCGCGTAGCTCCAGATCTTGAAGCCCTAATAACGCTGATGACACAACCCG AGGATGAATCCGAGGCGGAGGACCGGCTCCAGGAAACCGACGACGAGGGTATCGAACGGGATTCAGGGGAGAGCGAGGACGACCCGATTCATCAGACTCCCGATGCTCACGGAGCTCATCCTGCTGGCTACATCCGGAGGGCTTGTACACCACGCACCCCTGCACCATGCTCCGTCAACACCGTGATACAG CTATGCACGAGGCATTTGCAGGGGACGTCGGAACAGGCGGATACTCATTACAAGGCCGTCGTCCGGGCTCTCGTCGCCGAGGCTCTGGAGTTGTCTCATTTTCTGGAAAAAGTCGCCGCCGACAAACAGGGGAATAATTCTACGTCGACCACAACCGGCGACACCACGGAGCGGAATCTCGACACCCTCGACTTCAACGACTGG ACTAACGTCAGGATATGGCGGGCGCTGCaa GCCAGATTCTGGGTCCAAGTGATTGGAGAACTGAGGCGCGGTGTCAAGTTAAAGAAAGTCGAAGGGTCGATCGGCCCAGGAGGCGAGGGAGGAACCGGAAGTGGACATCCCGGTGGAAAGCGTACTCGCGTCACCGGTCGAGGTATCGAGTTCGAATTGACACCTTACGAGATTTTGATGGACGATATCAGGGCGCGCCGGTATCGACTGCGGACGACACCATCACCGTCGCCGGCTCACCTCAGGAAAGACGCCCACGCCGTCATTCTCGATTTCATTAGGAGCAGACCACCCCTTAAAAAG gcGTCCGAGCGGAAGCTGCCGCCGTTGAAGCGACAATCGACGCCGCATGAACTGCTGATGGAGAGTATAAAACGACCCCCTAAACCACTTCGGCCATCCTGCAGCCCGAAAAAGCTGGGGAAAGACGACGCGGCGGAACGAAAGACGCCAACGCGGGATTCCTTACTTTCAG GTGCTGGAACCCGTGACGAAGCCGAGACCACGAACGCTGGACTCGTTACAACACCGAAAAGTTCGAGGCGTGCATCGAACGATCTATCTCGCCCGCCTCACCATCCACCGCGCCGTTTGATCATACCCGACGACGTCAAG CTCGACGGTGaggatgacgacgacgacgactgcTGGGGCGATGGAAATGAGATCGAGGACGACAACGATGAAGCCGACGTTGAAAGGGAGATAGAGAGGGCCGGTGAGTCGGCGAATCCATGGCGACGGACAGGTGGGCTCAGACTTACAAGAAACGAGTATCATCGTTTCTGCGACACGCAACTAgagt CTTATGACCTAGCGACCCAGTGCCCGACAAGGAGGGTCTCCACTCGCCGGCACACGGTCACCAGCGTGATTGGCACCGGACTAGGAACGCTGTCGCTTCCCCACTCGAGGCCACAGAGTCGACAGTACGAGTCTCGGAATCTCAGGGATACGACTCTTCCCCGTGCGCCAAGATCGAAAGACCGAGATCGCTTCATCGAGCCGGAGTTGCCCTCCAGTGTAAGCAGCTCGCAGGACGAACTGGGACAAGAG AAATCGTCAAGCAAAGGGGGAGGAAACTCGTCACTCGGCAATATGTTCCTCGACGAACGTCTCTCGCTTACTCTCGAGGAGATTGTTCATATACGCAGCGTTCTGACCAAGGCGGAACTCGAATCGCTTCCGGTTGAGGGGCGGGTCAAAGAGGACGTGGAGAAGAGGCGCGTTTGTTTCTTATGCTTGAAAACGAGGTTCGGCATCCTCGGTCCGTGGGGCCAGCGCTGTCGGCTGTGCGAAAGGACCGTTTGCGGAAAATGTTACATCAAG ATGCGGATACCAACGGAACATTTCGCCCACGTGCCGGTAGTCCTTCTGTCACCGAGTCTGATGTTGTCACCGGCCTCCGAAGTCGATGGAAAGGAATACTCATCGCCGAGCCATGGCGCTGTTCGAAATCTCTGGCCCAGGCCGGCGGGTGGCGTTGGGTCCGCACCAGCATCTCCGGCCACGAAACGCCGTGACCCGACCTTGAGAAACACTCCGACACCGACCCCAACTCCATCCTCTGTGAACGTCTCGCATCACGAGGATGACGGGACGGCCTGCAACAGCCTGCCGCCGGGCAACAGCAGCCCTGCCGCATCTTCCCAAAAAATGGACAAAAG TCGAAGATTTTACTGTAGCAGCGCGAACAGCAGCCCGGCTCGGACCTCCACATCGACGGCGCGTTATGGAGCTGGTGATTTACGGGTCGCCGAGCAGCTACGAGGTGTAGCGATGGTCGTTTGTCAAGACTGTCGGATCCTGGTTCTTCAAATAATACAAAGCTCCCGTACCACGCGAGCGACGATACGTAACAACGTGATCTCACGGCTGACATTGAATTTGTCTCCCATTTACGTTTAG
- the LOC124411035 gene encoding protein spire isoform X4 encodes MALDVTAIAEYNDNDNGKSKEAFVETATGDNSETSSASVGAVSSCRATRNTAADKVYSAKRGVRWCTVRSAGASFSDDNNNEQNNNDENENDNDDNNNVDDNARRGVNDGDRSTFDARGEFESEFDKGEQLSFKALGRSHSASGDKNNYNNNNRGADRVHVNECGGCAGEEINGSIESGSSSIGSLGRTATTGELGMIAESPVSNSGDNGGKNANWRKSERLAEIEMTAAAGGDEEESTLARIVSWNERDHRATRSCENTPVTAGCCPTIVRSCKKLHQPPRPRCRLNADNCLSLRDILLSFNGPISEEQAWALCYQCARCFKNAIFSHPHPSPRNDDRLYHVTELSHVLLHRDGDVHQSTIRKPPNNADPDSREPFTSEHKLVFSLGMIVFAALDFGLDEEEERRVAPDLEALITLMTQPEDESEAEDRLQETDDEGIERDSGESEDDPIHQTPDAHGAHPAGYIRRACTPRTPAPCSVNTVIQLCTRHLQGTSEQADTHYKAVVRALVAEALELSHFLEKVAADKQGNNSTSTTTGDTTERNLDTLDFNDWTNVRIWRALQARFWVQVIGELRRGVKLKKVEGSIGPGGEGGTGSGHPGGKRTRVTGRGIEFELTPYEILMDDIRARRYRLRTTPSPSPAHLRKDAHAVILDFIRSRPPLKKASERKLPPLKRQSTPHELLMESIKRPPKPLRPSCSPKKLGKDDAAERKTPTRDSLLSGAGTRDEAETTNAGLVTTPKSSRRASNDLSRPPHHPPRRLIIPDDVKLDGEDDDDDDCWGDGNEIEDDNDEADVEREIERAGESANPWRRTAYDLATQCPTRRVSTRRHTVTSVIGTGLGTLSLPHSRPQSRQYESRNLRDTTLPRAPRSKDRDRFIEPELPSSVSSSQDELGQEVSMLKSSSKGGGNSSLGNMFLDERLSLTLEEIVHIRSVLTKAELESLPVEGRVKEDVEKRRVCFLCLKTRFGILGPWGQRCRLCERTVCGKCYIKMRIPTEHFAHVPVVLLSPSLMLSPASEVDGKEYSSPSHGAVRNLWPRPAGGVGSAPASPATKRRDPTLRNTPTPTPTPSSVNVSHHEDDGTACNSLPPGNSSPAASSQKMDKSRRFYCSSANSSPARTSTSTARYGAGDLRVAEQLRGVAMVVCQDCRILVLQIIQSSRTTRATIRNNVISRLTLNLSPIYV; translated from the exons ATGGCACTTGATGTAACGGCCATAGCGGAGtacaacgacaacgacaacgGAAAAAGCAAAGAGGCGTTTGTTGAGACGGCGACTGGAGATAATAGCGAAACTTCGTCAGCGTCCGTCGGTGCCGTCAGCAGTTGTCGGGCTACGCGGAATACCGCCGCTGATAAGGTTTACAGTGCTAAACGAGGAGTACGGTGGTGTACGGTGCGAAGTGCTGGTGCTAGTTTCAGTGACGATAACAACAACGAGCAGAACAATAATGATGAGAACGAGAATGACAATGATGATAACAACAACGTTGACGATAACGCGAGGAGGGGAGTGAACGACGGTGATCGTTCAACGTTCGACGCTCGCGGTGAGTTTGAATCGGAGTTCGATAAAGGCGAACAATTATCGTTCAAAGCGTTGGGCCGTAGCCATTCGGCCTCCGGAGATAAGAACAattacaacaacaataatcgcGGAGCGGATCGGGTTCACGTGAATGAGTGCGGTGGTTGCGCGGGGGAGGAAATCAATGGTAGCATCGagagcggcagcagcagcatcggcTCGTTGGGCCGGACCGCAACAACCGGCGAATTAGGCATGATCGCCGAGTCCCCCGTTTCTAACTCGGGCGATAACGGCGGCAAGAATGCAAACTGGAGAAAGAGCGAACGACTCGCGGAAATCGAGATGACCGCCGCAGCGGGCGGCGACGAGGAGGAGTCGACCCTCGCCCGCATCGTCTCCTGGAACGAGCGCGACCACCGAGCAACCAGGTCCTGCGAAAACACCCCGGTCACAGCCGGCTGCTGTCCGACGATCGTCCGCAGCTGTAAAAAGCTGCACCAGCCACCTAGGCCTCGGTGTAGGCTCAACGCCGACAATTGTCTCAGCCTCCGCGACATCCTCCTATCCTTTAACGGCCCGATCAGCGAGGAGCAGGCTTGGGCTCTCTGCTATCAGTGCGCCAGGTGCTTCAAGAACGCGATTTTTTCCCACCCTCATCCCTCGCCGAGGAACGACGACCGGCTCTACCACGTCACCGAACTCTCCCACGTCCTCCTCCACAGGGACGGCGACGTGCATCAATCTACCATACGCAAACCACCGAACAATGCCGATCCAG ATTCGAGGGAACCGTTCACATCGGAACACAAG ctggTGTTCTCGCTGGGTATGATAGTTTTCGCCGCTCTAGACTTTGGTctggacgaggaggaggaaagaCGCGTAGCTCCAGATCTTGAAGCCCTAATAACGCTGATGACACAACCCG AGGATGAATCCGAGGCGGAGGACCGGCTCCAGGAAACCGACGACGAGGGTATCGAACGGGATTCAGGGGAGAGCGAGGACGACCCGATTCATCAGACTCCCGATGCTCACGGAGCTCATCCTGCTGGCTACATCCGGAGGGCTTGTACACCACGCACCCCTGCACCATGCTCCGTCAACACCGTGATACAG CTATGCACGAGGCATTTGCAGGGGACGTCGGAACAGGCGGATACTCATTACAAGGCCGTCGTCCGGGCTCTCGTCGCCGAGGCTCTGGAGTTGTCTCATTTTCTGGAAAAAGTCGCCGCCGACAAACAGGGGAATAATTCTACGTCGACCACAACCGGCGACACCACGGAGCGGAATCTCGACACCCTCGACTTCAACGACTGG ACTAACGTCAGGATATGGCGGGCGCTGCaa GCCAGATTCTGGGTCCAAGTGATTGGAGAACTGAGGCGCGGTGTCAAGTTAAAGAAAGTCGAAGGGTCGATCGGCCCAGGAGGCGAGGGAGGAACCGGAAGTGGACATCCCGGTGGAAAGCGTACTCGCGTCACCGGTCGAGGTATCGAGTTCGAATTGACACCTTACGAGATTTTGATGGACGATATCAGGGCGCGCCGGTATCGACTGCGGACGACACCATCACCGTCGCCGGCTCACCTCAGGAAAGACGCCCACGCCGTCATTCTCGATTTCATTAGGAGCAGACCACCCCTTAAAAAG gcGTCCGAGCGGAAGCTGCCGCCGTTGAAGCGACAATCGACGCCGCATGAACTGCTGATGGAGAGTATAAAACGACCCCCTAAACCACTTCGGCCATCCTGCAGCCCGAAAAAGCTGGGGAAAGACGACGCGGCGGAACGAAAGACGCCAACGCGGGATTCCTTACTTTCAG GTGCTGGAACCCGTGACGAAGCCGAGACCACGAACGCTGGACTCGTTACAACACCGAAAAGTTCGAGGCGTGCATCGAACGATCTATCTCGCCCGCCTCACCATCCACCGCGCCGTTTGATCATACCCGACGACGTCAAG CTCGACGGTGaggatgacgacgacgacgactgcTGGGGCGATGGAAATGAGATCGAGGACGACAACGATGAAGCCGACGTTGAAAGGGAGATAGAGAGGGCCGGTGAGTCGGCGAATCCATGGCGACGGACAG CTTATGACCTAGCGACCCAGTGCCCGACAAGGAGGGTCTCCACTCGCCGGCACACGGTCACCAGCGTGATTGGCACCGGACTAGGAACGCTGTCGCTTCCCCACTCGAGGCCACAGAGTCGACAGTACGAGTCTCGGAATCTCAGGGATACGACTCTTCCCCGTGCGCCAAGATCGAAAGACCGAGATCGCTTCATCGAGCCGGAGTTGCCCTCCAGTGTAAGCAGCTCGCAGGACGAACTGGGACAAGAGGTATCGATGCtg AAATCGTCAAGCAAAGGGGGAGGAAACTCGTCACTCGGCAATATGTTCCTCGACGAACGTCTCTCGCTTACTCTCGAGGAGATTGTTCATATACGCAGCGTTCTGACCAAGGCGGAACTCGAATCGCTTCCGGTTGAGGGGCGGGTCAAAGAGGACGTGGAGAAGAGGCGCGTTTGTTTCTTATGCTTGAAAACGAGGTTCGGCATCCTCGGTCCGTGGGGCCAGCGCTGTCGGCTGTGCGAAAGGACCGTTTGCGGAAAATGTTACATCAAG ATGCGGATACCAACGGAACATTTCGCCCACGTGCCGGTAGTCCTTCTGTCACCGAGTCTGATGTTGTCACCGGCCTCCGAAGTCGATGGAAAGGAATACTCATCGCCGAGCCATGGCGCTGTTCGAAATCTCTGGCCCAGGCCGGCGGGTGGCGTTGGGTCCGCACCAGCATCTCCGGCCACGAAACGCCGTGACCCGACCTTGAGAAACACTCCGACACCGACCCCAACTCCATCCTCTGTGAACGTCTCGCATCACGAGGATGACGGGACGGCCTGCAACAGCCTGCCGCCGGGCAACAGCAGCCCTGCCGCATCTTCCCAAAAAATGGACAAAAG TCGAAGATTTTACTGTAGCAGCGCGAACAGCAGCCCGGCTCGGACCTCCACATCGACGGCGCGTTATGGAGCTGGTGATTTACGGGTCGCCGAGCAGCTACGAGGTGTAGCGATGGTCGTTTGTCAAGACTGTCGGATCCTGGTTCTTCAAATAATACAAAGCTCCCGTACCACGCGAGCGACGATACGTAACAACGTGATCTCACGGCTGACATTGAATTTGTCTCCCATTTACGTTTAG